Proteins encoded together in one Bacteroidota bacterium window:
- the cydB gene encoding cytochrome d ubiquinol oxidase subunit II: MSYYALQQYWWVIISLLGGILVFLLFVQGGQTLIYTLGKTEKERSLIINVLGRKWEFTFTTLVTFGGAFFASFPLFYATSFGGAYWLWMLILFCFILQAVAYEYRSKPNNIFGHRTYEIFLLINGTLGTFLLGVAVATFFSGANFVVDDLKHASWANSYHGLELILNVKNIALGFSVFFLSRVLALLYFISSLDHPQILLRIKRQLWLNSLPFLLFFLIFCTLLLTGKGCSYSSANNQMRMESCKYFYNFIDMPLVLIIFVVGVIWVLAGIILTLMGKGKKSIWLSGTGTVLTVFSLFLIAGLNHTCFYPSSYSLQSSLNIENSSSSKYTLTAMSWVSVLLPFVFAYIFYAWKAMNKSKITESELDSEPHVY, from the coding sequence ATATTGGTGGGTGATCATCTCTTTACTGGGAGGAATACTGGTGTTTCTGCTTTTTGTACAGGGCGGGCAGACCCTGATTTATACCCTTGGCAAAACGGAGAAGGAAAGAAGCCTGATTATAAATGTCCTGGGACGGAAATGGGAATTCACCTTTACTACCCTGGTCACTTTTGGCGGGGCATTTTTTGCATCCTTCCCCTTGTTCTACGCCACCAGTTTTGGCGGTGCTTATTGGCTGTGGATGCTTATTCTGTTTTGTTTCATCCTTCAGGCCGTGGCTTATGAATACAGGTCGAAGCCCAATAATATTTTTGGGCACAGAACTTATGAGATTTTTTTACTGATCAACGGGACTTTGGGAACGTTTTTGCTGGGAGTGGCGGTGGCAACGTTTTTTAGCGGGGCTAATTTTGTGGTTGATGACCTGAAGCATGCTTCATGGGCGAATTCCTATCATGGCCTGGAATTGATTTTAAATGTGAAGAATATTGCCTTGGGATTTTCAGTATTCTTCCTTTCCCGGGTCTTGGCACTTTTATATTTTATTTCATCCCTGGATCATCCTCAAATATTGTTACGCATTAAGCGGCAACTTTGGTTGAATTCCCTTCCGTTCCTGCTGTTCTTTCTGATTTTTTGCACCTTGCTTTTAACCGGGAAGGGCTGTTCCTATTCTTCAGCCAATAATCAGATGAGGATGGAATCCTGTAAGTACTTTTATAATTTCATCGATATGCCTTTGGTCCTGATAATTTTTGTGGTTGGCGTGATATGGGTACTGGCAGGAATTATTCTCACTTTAATGGGTAAGGGAAAGAAAAGTATCTGGCTGTCGGGCACAGGTACGGTACTTACTGTATTTTCACTTTTTCTGATTGCAGGATTAAATCATACCTGTTTTTATCCTTCAAGCTATAGTTTGCAGAGTTCGCTTAATATAGAAAACAGCTCATCGAGTAAATATACGCTTACTGCAATGAGCTGGGTTTCTGTTTTATTGCCTTTTGTTTTTGCTTATATCTTTTATGCCTGGAAAGCAATGAACAAGTCAAAAATCACTGAAAGCGAACTGGATTCAGAACCTCATGTTTATTGA